A stretch of the bacterium genome encodes the following:
- a CDS encoding DUF971 domain-containing protein translates to MSADLRSTPREIARAGAHDVAIDWADGHRSVYPARLLRLSCRCAACVDEVSGAPLLDPVGVPEGVHPVKLALVGHYAVQPVFSDGHATGIFTFEHLRAICPCPDCASPGSR, encoded by the coding sequence ATGAGCGCAGACCTTCGCAGCACGCCGCGTGAGATCGCGCGGGCCGGCGCGCACGATGTCGCGATCGACTGGGCGGACGGGCACCGCAGCGTCTACCCCGCGCGGCTGCTGCGGCTCTCTTGCCGCTGCGCGGCCTGCGTGGACGAGGTGAGCGGCGCGCCGCTGCTCGACCCGGTCGGCGTGCCGGAGGGCGTGCATCCCGTGAAGCTCGCCCTCGTGGGTCACTATGCCGTGCAGCCCGTCTTCAGCGACGGGCACGCGACGGGGATCTTCACCTTCGAGCACCTGCGCGCGATCTGCCCCTGCCCGGACTGCGCCAGCCCCGGTTCGCGGTAG